One window from the genome of Leuconostoc suionicum encodes:
- the trpA gene encoding tryptophan synthase subunit alpha, with translation MTRISQALENKNAFIGFAVAGYPDFEKSTKYIVDMAEAGADLIEIGIAFSDPSADGPTIMGADQQVLENGSTTDDVFDLVAEVRKHTDVPLVFLTYTNPVFKYGYEKFLSKMQSLDIQGVIMPDMPIEEQDEFLELVHQYDRDFIQLVTLQSGNRLPKIVERASGFIYVVSSLGITGSRSELSNEADEIVTKIKRLTDLPVAVGFGITTYDQAKQFESADAIIVGSALVKIIEDHPEDATSYLTDFIKNMKGARHATN, from the coding sequence ATGACTAGAATTTCACAGGCATTAGAAAATAAAAATGCTTTTATTGGTTTCGCGGTAGCTGGATATCCGGATTTTGAAAAGAGTACAAAATATATTGTTGATATGGCTGAGGCTGGTGCGGATCTTATTGAGATTGGCATTGCTTTTAGTGATCCAAGTGCTGACGGTCCCACTATCATGGGTGCTGATCAACAGGTTCTCGAAAACGGTTCAACAACAGACGATGTGTTTGATTTAGTTGCTGAAGTTCGCAAACACACGGATGTGCCTTTGGTTTTTCTAACATATACAAATCCAGTATTTAAATATGGATACGAAAAGTTTCTTAGTAAAATGCAGTCGTTGGACATTCAGGGTGTTATTATGCCCGACATGCCGATAGAAGAACAAGATGAATTTTTGGAACTTGTCCATCAGTATGATCGCGATTTTATTCAACTTGTAACATTACAATCAGGAAATCGTTTGCCGAAAATTGTTGAACGTGCTTCCGGATTTATATATGTAGTAAGTTCCTTAGGGATAACAGGATCTAGAAGTGAATTGTCAAACGAAGCTGATGAAATTGTTACTAAGATTAAGCGGCTAACAGATTTGCCAGTTGCGGTTGGTTTTGGCATCACGACATATGATCAAGCAAAACAATTTGAATCGGCTGATGCGATTATTGTTGGTTCAGCACTTGTCAAAATTATTGAAGATCACCCAGAGGATGCTACATCTTATTTGACAGATTTCATTAAAAACATGAAAGGAGCGCGTCATGCGACAAATTAA
- a CDS encoding aldose 1-epimerase family protein produces the protein MITLENEHLIVKINPEGAELTSVWHKNAELEYIWTADPKYWGRHASNLFPIVGRLRGDQFRIAGETYYMNQHGFARNMLFDVVEQSENKAVFRIVDSESTHRVYPFKFQLDISYELTEDDTLHIAYIVHNPDKEETLFFSVGGHPAFNLPLDGGKFSDYYLSIEPEKIYDRVRLVGPYSNPNHPTPFNASIPLRLRQEDYHDDAIILKLNRQKTSFLLARLANQHGLRMTLDNAQFIGVWTPAGKQAPFIALEPWWGLADTVDATGNFKEKFGSNVLAAGDTFNGTYSLQFF, from the coding sequence ATGATAACGCTAGAAAATGAACACCTCATTGTGAAAATTAATCCAGAAGGCGCTGAATTAACAAGTGTCTGGCATAAAAATGCTGAATTAGAATATATATGGACAGCAGACCCCAAATATTGGGGACGACATGCTTCAAATTTGTTCCCAATTGTGGGCCGATTGCGTGGCGATCAATTTAGAATTGCGGGTGAAACGTATTACATGAACCAACATGGTTTTGCGCGTAATATGTTATTTGATGTCGTTGAACAAAGTGAAAATAAGGCTGTTTTTCGTATTGTTGACTCCGAGTCAACGCATAGAGTATATCCTTTTAAGTTTCAATTAGATATCAGTTATGAATTAACAGAGGATGACACACTACATATTGCTTATATCGTGCATAATCCCGATAAAGAAGAAACCCTATTCTTTAGTGTGGGTGGACATCCAGCCTTTAATTTGCCACTTGATGGAGGAAAGTTTTCGGACTACTATCTGTCAATTGAACCTGAAAAAATATATGATCGTGTGCGTCTAGTTGGACCATATTCTAATCCAAACCATCCTACGCCATTTAATGCTAGTATTCCGCTACGTCTGCGTCAGGAAGATTACCATGATGATGCTATTATTCTGAAACTTAATCGACAAAAGACGTCGTTTTTGTTGGCTCGTTTGGCTAATCAACACGGATTGCGTATGACGTTAGACAATGCACAATTTATCGGTGTTTGGACGCCTGCTGGTAAGCAGGCACCATTTATTGCGCTTGAACCATGGTGGGGTCTGGCTGACACGGTAGATGCAACAGGTAACTTTAAAGAGAAATTTGGTTCGAATGTTTTAGCTGCCGGTGACACCTTTAACGGCACTTATAGCCTACAGTTCTTCTAA
- a CDS encoding phosphoribosylanthranilate isomerase, translated as MTLIKLCGNFRLQDVDYLNDVRPDLAGIILVPNKRRSVSLALAQKMRSQLDEKIPLVGVFLNQDANEILTYRKIVQMVQLHGNETEQEIRKIQKAGLPVIKVMKPDHQYKTQATRRMIDAGAGSGKTFDWKKFQPLESLDFLAGGLTPDNLQQAISLLKPKVVDISSGTECNGIKNLEKMREVVRIARSNK; from the coding sequence ATGACGCTAATTAAGTTATGTGGAAATTTTCGTTTACAAGATGTAGATTACTTGAATGATGTTCGACCTGATTTAGCTGGTATTATTTTGGTTCCTAATAAACGACGCTCGGTGTCTCTTGCCCTTGCTCAAAAAATGCGTTCGCAATTGGATGAAAAGATTCCATTAGTTGGTGTTTTCTTAAATCAAGATGCAAATGAAATTTTGACGTATAGAAAGATTGTTCAAATGGTTCAATTACATGGTAATGAGACTGAACAGGAAATTAGGAAAATACAAAAAGCAGGATTACCAGTTATTAAGGTGATGAAGCCTGACCATCAGTATAAAACACAAGCTACGCGCCGAATGATTGACGCAGGAGCAGGATCTGGCAAAACATTTGATTGGAAAAAGTTCCAGCCACTAGAGTCATTGGATTTCTTGGCAGGAGGGCTAACCCCCGATAATTTACAACAGGCAATCTCTTTATTGAAACCAAAGGTTGTTGATATTAGTTCAGGAACAGAATGTAACGGTATAAAAAACTTAGAAAAGATGCGCGAAGTGGTTCGCATAGCAAGGAGTAATAAATGA
- the trpD gene encoding anthranilate phosphoribosyltransferase, with product MSNIQEALKILLVQKSLTDDMAQKVMNDIMDGKVSDPEIAAYLMGLAAKKETVSEIVGSARAMIDHAKTIPSEFEAIDIVGTGGDLSGTFNISTTASFIVAGAGVPVVKHGNRAASSKSGTADALEALGVTIDLTPEQATDVLTNTGQTFLFARSFHPAMKYVGSIRKNLGFRTIFNILGPLTNPTRPRTMLVGVYTKELLVPLANVLSELGVQEAILVHGQDGLDEVTLTTKTDLAILSDGHIREVTFDPQDYGFEYVSIESLQGGTPIENAKITEHILAGKITGPMADTAILNAALALFIAKKAQSIDAAIQLARETLINGTALGQLESLRASSRAVTA from the coding sequence ATGAGTAATATTCAAGAAGCACTCAAAATTTTGCTCGTGCAAAAAAGTTTGACAGATGATATGGCTCAGAAAGTAATGAACGATATCATGGACGGCAAAGTGTCTGACCCTGAAATTGCAGCTTATTTAATGGGATTGGCTGCAAAAAAAGAAACCGTTTCGGAAATAGTTGGCTCGGCACGGGCCATGATTGATCATGCAAAAACAATTCCATCAGAATTTGAGGCAATAGATATTGTCGGAACTGGTGGTGATTTGTCCGGTACATTCAATATTTCGACAACAGCTAGTTTCATTGTTGCTGGAGCAGGAGTGCCTGTTGTCAAGCATGGGAATCGTGCTGCTAGTTCTAAATCAGGTACGGCAGATGCATTGGAAGCACTGGGGGTTACCATTGATTTAACACCAGAACAAGCGACTGATGTTTTAACAAATACTGGGCAAACATTTTTATTTGCACGTTCGTTCCATCCGGCAATGAAGTATGTTGGATCAATTCGTAAAAACTTGGGATTTCGTACTATTTTTAATATCCTTGGGCCATTAACGAATCCAACAAGGCCACGTACAATGTTGGTGGGGGTTTACACAAAAGAGTTGCTAGTACCACTAGCAAATGTACTGTCTGAGTTAGGTGTTCAAGAAGCTATATTGGTCCATGGACAAGATGGTTTAGATGAGGTGACATTAACAACTAAAACTGATTTGGCTATATTATCGGATGGTCATATTAGAGAGGTCACTTTCGACCCACAAGATTATGGATTTGAATATGTTTCTATTGAATCCTTACAAGGGGGTACACCAATTGAAAATGCTAAAATAACAGAGCATATTTTGGCAGGGAAAATCACTGGTCCTATGGCAGATACTGCAATTTTAAATGCTGCGCTAGCATTGTTCATTGCAAAAAAAGCGCAATCCATTGATGCTGCTATTCAGCTAGCTAGAGAAACCTTAATTAATGGAACTGCCTTAGGGCAACTGGAGTCGTTGCGAGCATCTTCTAGGGCGGTAACGGCATGA
- the trpE gene encoding anthranilate synthase component I: MRQIKTIDADTLTVISAYFRLRGEHSFLLESVPTDSEKSRYSIIALDPVHEFKTNGMLVTVDGQTSKTNDPLLALQNLVVVQEQPVEELPFQGGAIGYVGFDTVACYEKLENQLKDELDMPDSHLFLYETFVIFDHRQEKIKIVVDNVYSGRQNLEHVVIAIENKLKLPVADELVPVKLHELNPKSNVTPEQFKKIVNHTKELIQEGDMFQMVPSQRFSFDFEDKSFDFYRQLRRTNPSPYMYYMDYGDYQIIGSSPESLVTVRGETVTTNPIAGTRKRGQTLTEDVAIAKELKTNEKELAEHRMLVDLGRNDLGKVSEYGSVKVTTLLEVQKYRYIMHLVSEVSGKLRANTPAIEALKATLPAGTVSGAPKVRALQRIYEMEPVKRGVYAGAIGYLSRDNQMDFAIAIRTMVVKSNKGYVQAGAGIVYDSIAENEYQETLNKAKALLRVGGDV, encoded by the coding sequence ATGCGACAAATTAAAACAATTGACGCGGATACCTTAACAGTAATCAGTGCTTATTTTCGGTTACGCGGAGAACACAGCTTTTTATTAGAATCAGTACCTACAGATAGTGAAAAGTCACGGTATTCAATTATCGCACTTGATCCTGTCCATGAGTTTAAGACCAACGGTATGTTGGTGACTGTTGATGGTCAGACTAGTAAAACTAATGACCCCCTGCTGGCATTGCAAAATTTAGTAGTTGTGCAAGAACAGCCCGTGGAGGAGTTGCCTTTTCAAGGAGGTGCCATTGGATATGTAGGGTTTGATACGGTTGCTTGCTACGAAAAACTAGAGAACCAACTTAAAGATGAATTAGATATGCCTGACAGCCACTTGTTTTTGTATGAAACTTTTGTTATTTTCGACCATCGTCAAGAAAAAATAAAAATTGTCGTGGATAATGTTTATTCGGGACGTCAGAACTTAGAACACGTCGTTATTGCAATCGAAAATAAGTTGAAATTACCCGTGGCTGATGAACTCGTTCCGGTAAAACTACATGAATTAAATCCAAAATCAAATGTGACGCCCGAGCAGTTTAAAAAAATTGTTAATCATACGAAGGAATTAATTCAAGAAGGCGATATGTTTCAAATGGTTCCCTCGCAACGTTTTAGTTTTGATTTTGAAGATAAGTCGTTTGATTTTTATCGACAACTTCGTCGGACAAATCCTTCGCCATATATGTACTATATGGATTACGGCGATTATCAAATTATTGGTTCATCCCCAGAAAGCCTGGTGACGGTAAGAGGAGAGACAGTAACTACTAATCCAATTGCGGGAACGCGTAAACGGGGGCAAACATTAACAGAAGACGTTGCCATTGCTAAAGAATTGAAAACAAATGAAAAAGAACTAGCAGAACACCGTATGTTAGTCGATCTTGGACGGAATGATCTTGGTAAAGTTTCTGAATATGGCAGTGTCAAGGTAACAACTTTGCTTGAAGTTCAAAAATACCGTTATATTATGCATTTGGTTTCTGAAGTTAGTGGAAAGTTAAGGGCAAACACACCTGCTATTGAAGCCTTGAAAGCTACATTACCAGCTGGAACTGTTTCTGGGGCGCCCAAGGTCCGTGCTCTGCAACGTATTTACGAAATGGAACCAGTTAAAAGAGGTGTTTATGCTGGTGCAATTGGTTATCTATCTCGCGATAATCAGATGGATTTTGCCATTGCAATTCGAACGATGGTTGTTAAAAGTAATAAAGGATATGTACAAGCGGGTGCTGGTATTGTCTATGATTCTATTGCAGAAAATGAATACCAAGAAACGCTTAACAAGGCTAAAGCTTTGTTGCGAGTTGGAGGGGATGTATGA
- the trpC gene encoding indole-3-glycerol phosphate synthase TrpC produces the protein MILDNLVAATRQNMLARQAQKSLHDLQKEAAYITVSREFPFEKSLAQQKISVIAEIKQASPSKGQIVPPSEFDYQQIAKDYEVAGVDAISVLTEERYFKGSLDILKTVAADSATPVLRKDFTIDPYMIYEAKVAGAQIILLIVAILTDEQLKEYLSLANELGLSAIVEAHNEEEVLRAVKVNARIIGVNNRNLKDFTVDFDNTKRLRQLVPPEILFISESGIKDRSDVVILEQIGVDGILVGETFMKAADKLAIIQELRGKK, from the coding sequence ATGATATTAGATAATTTAGTAGCAGCAACACGTCAAAATATGTTGGCGCGTCAAGCTCAAAAATCGCTGCACGACTTACAAAAAGAAGCAGCATACATCACAGTTTCAAGAGAATTTCCTTTCGAAAAGAGTCTAGCTCAACAGAAAATATCAGTTATTGCCGAAATTAAACAAGCATCCCCATCGAAAGGACAAATTGTACCTCCATCAGAGTTTGATTATCAACAAATCGCGAAAGACTATGAGGTGGCAGGTGTCGATGCGATAAGCGTTTTGACAGAAGAACGTTATTTCAAGGGATCTCTTGATATTTTAAAAACAGTTGCAGCAGATTCTGCTACTCCTGTATTACGCAAAGATTTTACAATTGATCCATACATGATTTACGAAGCTAAAGTAGCTGGCGCACAAATCATTTTATTAATTGTTGCTATTTTAACAGACGAACAATTAAAAGAGTACCTATCTTTAGCGAACGAATTAGGATTGTCAGCAATTGTGGAAGCGCACAATGAAGAAGAGGTTCTCCGAGCAGTGAAGGTAAATGCACGAATTATTGGTGTGAACAATCGCAATTTAAAGGACTTCACGGTCGATTTTGATAACACCAAACGTTTACGACAATTAGTTCCACCAGAAATTTTATTTATTTCAGAATCTGGTATAAAAGATCGTTCAGATGTTGTTATTCTTGAACAGATTGGCGTGGACGGTATTTTAGTTGGTGAGACGTTTATGAAGGCTGCAGATAAATTAGCGATCATACAAGAGTTAAGGGGTAAAAAATGA
- the trpB gene encoding tryptophan synthase subunit beta, giving the protein MTKKGYYGEYGGQFVPELLMPAINEVTDAFNKYKEDPAFKSELKDLFDNYANRPSMLYYAKNMSEDLGGAQIYLKREDLNHTGAHKINNVLGQALIAKKMGKTRLIAETGAGQHGVATATAAALFGMEAEIFMGKEDTERQALNVYRMELLGAKVHAVTTGTQVLKDAVNATFQDWTKRIDDTFYVLGSAVGPYPFPEMVKYFQSVISEEARRQFLEMTGKLPDAVIAAVGGGSNAIGAFAKFIDDAEVELIGVEAAGKGVKTDQTAATMALGSTGVFHGMKSQFLQSADGQIDPVYSISAGLDYPGIGPEHVYLKDIHRATYVPITDDEAVDAFEYIAKTEGVIAAIESAHAVAYAMKLAPKMRKDQQIMVNLSGRGDKDVAAIARYKGVDIHE; this is encoded by the coding sequence ATGACAAAAAAAGGTTACTACGGAGAATATGGGGGACAATTTGTTCCAGAATTGCTAATGCCAGCAATTAATGAGGTTACAGATGCATTTAATAAATACAAAGAGGATCCAGCCTTTAAAAGTGAATTGAAAGATTTATTCGACAATTATGCGAACCGACCATCTATGTTGTATTATGCAAAAAATATGTCTGAAGACTTAGGTGGTGCACAAATTTACCTAAAAAGAGAAGATTTAAATCACACAGGAGCTCATAAAATTAACAATGTTTTAGGGCAAGCATTAATTGCCAAAAAAATGGGTAAAACACGTTTAATTGCTGAAACAGGTGCTGGTCAACATGGTGTGGCAACAGCTACGGCAGCAGCGTTGTTTGGTATGGAAGCAGAAATTTTTATGGGCAAGGAGGATACAGAGCGACAAGCGTTGAATGTTTATCGTATGGAGCTACTAGGGGCTAAAGTTCATGCGGTGACAACAGGAACGCAAGTCTTAAAAGATGCAGTGAACGCAACATTTCAAGATTGGACAAAAAGAATTGACGATACTTTCTATGTACTTGGTTCAGCGGTTGGCCCATATCCTTTCCCAGAAATGGTTAAATATTTCCAATCAGTTATAAGTGAGGAAGCCAGAAGGCAATTCTTAGAAATGACGGGAAAACTGCCAGATGCTGTAATTGCTGCCGTTGGTGGTGGATCGAATGCAATTGGTGCTTTTGCTAAGTTCATTGATGACGCGGAAGTGGAATTGATTGGTGTTGAGGCTGCTGGAAAAGGTGTGAAAACTGATCAAACAGCTGCAACCATGGCACTAGGTTCAACAGGTGTTTTTCATGGTATGAAATCCCAATTTTTACAATCAGCCGATGGGCAAATTGATCCTGTTTACAGTATTTCTGCAGGATTGGACTATCCTGGCATCGGACCGGAGCATGTTTATCTAAAGGATATTCACCGAGCAACTTATGTACCGATTACAGATGATGAAGCAGTTGATGCATTTGAATACATTGCAAAAACTGAGGGTGTAATAGCTGCAATTGAAAGCGCACACGCAGTTGCCTATGCAATGAAATTAGCACCAAAAATGAGAAAGGATCAGCAAATAATGGTTAATCTGAGTGGCCGAGGTGACAAAGACGTTGCTGCGATAGCTCGTTATAAAGGAGTTGATATTCATGAGTAA
- the xerC gene encoding tyrosine recombinase XerC — translation MTTREEQLYHDYLESERQYSPQTLKAYLTDIAEFENYLHENGGFTKFGEVQTLDVRVYLNDLYEKKLARTTISRKISSLRMFYQFLITNQFAIDNPFDSISLKKHQNQLPDFFYEDELHELFDVAYNHEDHLWERNAALLEFLYATGIRVAEIAGLTLSQLDFSQRLVLIHGKGNKDRYVPFGHFAENIMKEYITDLRASLTVNQEHEYVFVNHRGEPITPAGITYILNQLMQRSALTGKIHPHMLRHTFATHLINRGADMRTVQELLGHVNLSTTQMYTHVTRESLQKNYQNFFPRANK, via the coding sequence ATGACAACACGTGAAGAACAACTTTATCATGATTATTTAGAATCAGAACGCCAGTATTCACCGCAAACCTTAAAGGCTTATTTAACGGATATTGCTGAATTCGAGAATTATTTGCATGAAAATGGCGGATTTACAAAATTTGGAGAAGTTCAAACTTTAGATGTACGTGTCTATTTGAATGATCTATATGAAAAAAAGTTGGCTCGTACAACTATTTCTAGAAAGATTAGCAGTTTGCGAATGTTTTATCAATTTTTAATTACTAATCAGTTTGCCATTGATAATCCATTTGATAGCATTTCATTAAAAAAACATCAGAATCAGTTACCAGATTTTTTTTACGAAGATGAACTGCATGAACTTTTTGATGTGGCCTACAATCATGAAGATCATTTGTGGGAACGTAATGCAGCATTACTTGAATTTTTATATGCTACTGGAATAAGAGTAGCTGAAATTGCTGGATTGACGTTATCTCAGTTGGATTTTTCACAGCGCCTAGTGCTTATTCATGGTAAGGGGAATAAAGATCGTTATGTTCCTTTTGGGCATTTTGCAGAAAATATTATGAAAGAATATATTACAGATTTGCGAGCTTCGTTAACAGTAAATCAAGAACATGAATATGTATTTGTAAATCATCGTGGTGAACCAATTACACCAGCTGGTATTACCTACATTCTAAACCAGTTAATGCAACGTTCTGCATTGACTGGTAAAATTCATCCACATATGTTGCGTCATACTTTTGCGACTCATTTGATCAATCGAGGTGCAGATATGAGAACGGTTCAGGAATTGTTGGGTCATGTTAATTTGTCAACGACACAAATGTATACTCATGTGACCAGAGAAAGTTTACAAAAAAACTATCAAAATTTCTTTCCACGAGCCAATAAGTAA